The genomic window CGGAGGTGATGACTTCACATTTGGGTCCATGGTTAGGGTTCTGAAAGAGGCCATGGCCCAAGCCCTGGTGCCCTATTATGCCTTTGCTGGAGAAGTCTTGTCTAACTCATTGGGGGAAGCTGAGCTTCTTTGCAACAACCGTGGGGTGGATTTCTTGGAGGCTTATGCGGATGTAAAACTACAAGACCTCAACTTGTATAACCCTGACGAAAGCATTGAAGGCAAGCTTGCCCCTACGAGGAAGCATGGCGTCCTCTCAGTCCAGGTCTTCCTCTTTCTGTGCGCTTAATTTCATAtgctaatcctaattagttgTAATCCTAACAGGCTAGTTGTGATAAAAATGAACTAATAACAGGTAACTGAGCTCAAATGTGGCGGAATTGTGGTGGCCTGTACATTTGATCACCGGATAGCAGACGCATATTCTACCAATATGTTCCTAGTTTCATGGGCTGAGATGGCTCAGTCCAAGCCCTTATCTGTAATACCATCTTTCCGGCGTTCTCTCCTCAACCCTCGACATCCAGGCTCCTATGCTCCGTCCCTTGACCACATGTACGTTCCCATCTCAGCCTTACCTCCGCCCAAAGTTCCACAACCTGGTGCTGATCCTCTCATAAGCCGTCTGTACTATGTCACTGCCGAGAAGCTCAGTCTACTCCAAACACTAGCCACCAGCAAGAGTAGCTCCTACAAGAGGACCAAACTAGAGTCTCTTAGTGCCTTTTTGTGGAAGATGGTGGCCAAAAGTGCTCACATGGAAAATGCAAACCAAAAAATATGCAAGATGAGTGTCGTGGTGGATGGAAGAAAGAGGTTAAGCAGTGGAGATGAGGATAGGACAACAGCGATGGCCTCATACTTTGGAAATGTGCTGTCCTTCCCCTTTGGTGAGAAGATAGTAAATGACCTCAAAGAAAAACCACTGAGTTGGGTGGGAGATGAAGTTCATGATTTCCTGGAAGCGGCTATGACAAAGGAACATTTCTTGGGGCTGATAGACTGGGTGGAGGCTCATCGCCCAGAGCCGGCTGCACTGAATATGTGCTGC from Vitis vinifera cultivar Pinot Noir 40024 chromosome 9, ASM3070453v1 includes these protein-coding regions:
- the LOC100256573 gene encoding coniferyl alcohol acyltransferase — its product is MSSSGGEFMVTVRRKEVVAAMLPMQKHWLPLSNLDLLLPPINVGVFFCYKKPRGSASGGDDFTFGSMVRVLKEAMAQALVPYYAFAGEVLSNSLGEAELLCNNRGVDFLEAYADVKLQDLNLYNPDESIEGKLAPTRKHGVLSVQVTELKCGGIVVACTFDHRIADAYSTNMFLVSWAEMAQSKPLSVIPSFRRSLLNPRHPGSYAPSLDHMYVPISALPPPKVPQPGADPLISRLYYVTAEKLSLLQTLATSKSSSYKRTKLESLSAFLWKMVAKSAHMENANQKICKMSVVVDGRKRLSSGDEDRTTAMASYFGNVLSFPFGEKIVNDLKEKPLSWVGDEVHDFLEAAMTKEHFLGLIDWVEAHRPEPAALNMCCSGNSDGPGFMVSSGQRFPVTKVDFGWGKPALGSYHFPWGAEVGYVMPMPSPTVDDDWVVYMHLLKAQIELIETEAAHIFRPLTADHLNLFD